One Mycolicibacterium parafortuitum DNA segment encodes these proteins:
- a CDS encoding molybdopterin-dependent oxidoreductase has protein sequence MEHRITCPLCEAMCGLRVTVEHGIATSVRGNADDVWSRGHLCPKGASLQQIHHDPNRLRQPLVRTASGEHVPVSWEDAFAETERVLRPVLNRYGARAVTVYIGNPVAHNLALETYVGALIGMADAAGMPAYYTPGTVDQWPLNVVSALLFGGMWNSPVPDLDRTDHLMMLGANPSASQGSMLSAPDIMGRLAAIGARGGRVVVVDPRRTQTARRASEWVPVRPGTDALLLFAILHTLAERGDIRRPPHLRGMVDGLDDVIAFAAEFSPERVADTTGIPAPTIRRLAADLSAAERPVVYSRIGACTQEFGTLATWLVFVLNVALGSVDAPGGALFPKAAVWSPMFMKPPDQDGPGWRFGRFHSRVRQAPEVLGQFPISALAEEIDTPGDGQIRGLITVAGNPAVSAPGAGRLDAALGGLDAMVSVDNWLNETTRHAHVILPGLSPLERPHCDDLYWMYSLASCVKWSDPVLPPAPDRPAEWELMLRLAGAMLGTPVPVVDVAAMDDLYTQGIIYTACQAADTPLFGRDPAEVFGSLKGVGPERLIDLGIRVGPWGDDLGTKPDGLTLEGVRRHPDGLRLGELEPGRLAEALTTPSGRIELMHSLLAADIPRLAARIDRGSDDLVLTSRRHLRSNNSWLHNVSSLMRGKDRCTLLIHPGDAERLDVADGQPVEVSTSEGSLVVTAEVSDEMMPGVVSLPHGWGHGVAGTRLDVANAHPGVNSNLLNPAELIDVPSNTQVVNGVPCRLRSRRAQPPGSAR, from the coding sequence TCACGCGGACACCTGTGCCCCAAAGGCGCGTCCCTGCAACAGATCCACCACGATCCGAACCGGCTCCGGCAGCCGTTGGTGCGTACCGCCTCCGGCGAGCACGTGCCGGTGTCGTGGGAGGACGCATTCGCCGAGACCGAGCGGGTGCTGCGTCCTGTCCTCAACCGATACGGCGCCCGTGCGGTCACGGTGTACATCGGCAACCCGGTCGCGCACAACCTCGCATTGGAGACCTATGTCGGCGCGCTGATCGGCATGGCCGACGCTGCCGGGATGCCGGCCTACTACACGCCGGGCACCGTCGACCAGTGGCCGCTGAACGTGGTGAGCGCGCTGCTGTTCGGCGGGATGTGGAATTCGCCGGTTCCCGACCTGGACCGTACCGACCACCTGATGATGCTGGGCGCCAATCCATCTGCGTCGCAGGGATCGATGCTCTCGGCACCCGACATCATGGGACGCCTGGCCGCGATCGGTGCGCGCGGCGGCCGGGTGGTCGTCGTCGACCCGCGCCGGACCCAGACCGCACGACGCGCCTCGGAATGGGTTCCGGTGCGCCCCGGCACCGACGCGCTGCTGTTGTTCGCGATCCTGCACACGCTGGCCGAGCGCGGTGATATCCGCCGCCCGCCACACCTGCGGGGCATGGTCGACGGTCTCGACGACGTGATCGCGTTCGCGGCGGAGTTCTCCCCCGAGCGTGTCGCGGACACCACCGGGATCCCCGCGCCGACGATCCGGCGGCTGGCGGCGGACCTGTCCGCGGCCGAGCGTCCCGTGGTGTACAGCCGGATCGGCGCGTGCACGCAGGAATTCGGCACGCTGGCCACCTGGCTGGTCTTCGTCCTCAACGTGGCACTGGGCAGCGTGGACGCCCCCGGCGGCGCATTGTTCCCGAAAGCCGCGGTGTGGTCGCCGATGTTCATGAAACCGCCGGACCAGGACGGGCCCGGCTGGCGGTTCGGCCGCTTCCACAGCCGGGTGCGCCAGGCGCCCGAGGTGTTGGGCCAGTTCCCGATCAGCGCGCTGGCCGAGGAGATCGACACCCCAGGCGACGGGCAGATCCGTGGCCTGATCACCGTCGCGGGCAACCCGGCGGTCTCGGCACCCGGTGCCGGCCGCCTCGACGCGGCGCTCGGCGGGCTGGACGCGATGGTCTCCGTGGACAACTGGCTCAACGAGACGACCCGGCACGCCCACGTGATCCTGCCGGGCCTGTCCCCGTTGGAACGCCCGCACTGCGACGACCTGTACTGGATGTATTCCCTTGCGTCGTGCGTGAAGTGGTCGGATCCGGTGCTGCCCCCAGCACCGGATCGGCCCGCCGAGTGGGAGCTGATGCTGCGCCTGGCCGGTGCGATGCTCGGCACCCCGGTGCCGGTCGTGGACGTCGCCGCGATGGATGACCTGTACACCCAGGGCATCATCTACACCGCGTGTCAGGCCGCCGACACCCCGCTGTTCGGCCGCGACCCCGCCGAGGTGTTCGGATCACTGAAAGGTGTTGGGCCCGAACGGTTGATCGATCTGGGTATCCGGGTCGGACCGTGGGGCGACGACCTCGGCACCAAGCCTGACGGGCTGACACTCGAAGGCGTGCGCCGTCACCCCGACGGGCTGCGGCTCGGCGAACTCGAACCGGGCCGGCTCGCCGAGGCGCTGACCACGCCGTCGGGACGCATCGAGTTGATGCACTCTCTGCTCGCCGCCGACATCCCGCGGCTGGCAGCCCGGATCGACCGTGGCAGCGACGATCTGGTGTTGACCAGCCGCCGCCATCTGCGCTCCAACAACTCCTGGCTGCACAACGTGTCGTCGCTGATGCGGGGAAAAGACCGTTGCACATTGCTGATCCATCCCGGCGACGCCGAGCGTCTCGACGTCGCCGACGGCCAACCGGTGGAGGTCAGCACCAGCGAGGGGTCGCTCGTCGTCACGGCCGAGGTGAGCGACGAGATGATGCCCGGTGTCGTCTCGCTACCTCACGGATGGGGGCACGGGGTCGCAGGCACTCGGCTCGACGTCGCCAACGCCCACCCCGGGGTTAACAGCAACCTGCTCAATCCCGCTGAGTTGATCGATGTTCCGAGCAACACCCAGGTGGTCAACGGTGTCCCGTGCCGCCTCAGAAGCCGTCGTGCACAACCACCCGGGTCCGCCCGGTGA
- a CDS encoding MDR family oxidoreductase has product MTQFNAMVAHEDAEGGIVLRHEVLDESALPDGDVEIHVEYSSVNYKDALAVTPKGGVARSYPLIPGIDVAGTVTASSSPDFTVGDRVVAHGQDIGTGRAGGYAQTARYPADYLVKLSTLSTADAAAIGTAGFTAAMSVNALRTHDVTPSDGPVLVTGATGGVGSISVDLLAALGYEVVASTGKSQERDLLRELGAAEVIDRVPDPDDKLRPLGKAHWAGVVDCVGGKTLAYALSTLKYGGVAAISGLAGSPDLPTTVMPFILRGVTLAGIDSVLLPIGARRETWAQIETELLPKHLARITRDVSVREVDDVLGTILGGGVTGRTRVVVHDGF; this is encoded by the coding sequence ATGACGCAATTCAATGCGATGGTGGCCCACGAGGACGCCGAGGGCGGCATCGTGCTGCGCCACGAAGTCCTCGACGAATCCGCGCTGCCCGACGGTGACGTCGAGATCCACGTCGAGTACTCCAGCGTGAACTACAAAGACGCGCTGGCGGTCACCCCGAAGGGCGGCGTGGCACGGTCATATCCGCTGATTCCCGGGATCGACGTGGCCGGCACGGTGACGGCGAGCTCCTCACCGGATTTCACGGTCGGTGACCGTGTCGTGGCGCACGGGCAGGACATCGGCACCGGCCGGGCCGGCGGGTACGCGCAGACCGCCCGATATCCGGCGGACTATCTCGTCAAGCTCTCGACCCTGAGCACGGCCGACGCCGCCGCGATCGGCACCGCCGGATTCACCGCGGCGATGAGCGTCAACGCGCTGCGGACCCACGACGTCACGCCGTCAGATGGCCCGGTGCTGGTGACTGGGGCGACCGGCGGAGTCGGCTCCATCAGCGTGGACCTGCTCGCCGCGCTGGGCTACGAGGTCGTCGCGTCCACCGGCAAGTCGCAGGAGCGTGACCTGCTCCGTGAGCTCGGTGCCGCCGAGGTGATCGACCGGGTGCCCGATCCCGACGACAAGCTGCGTCCGCTCGGTAAGGCGCACTGGGCCGGTGTCGTGGACTGCGTCGGCGGCAAGACCCTCGCCTATGCGCTGAGCACGCTGAAATACGGTGGCGTCGCGGCCATTTCCGGACTGGCCGGTTCGCCGGACCTGCCGACGACCGTCATGCCGTTCATCCTGCGCGGCGTCACGCTGGCCGGCATCGACTCGGTTCTGCTGCCGATCGGTGCGCGCCGGGAGACCTGGGCGCAGATCGAAACCGAGCTGCTGCCGAAGCATCTGGCGCGGATCACCCGCGACGTGTCGGTGCGCGAGGTCGACGACGTACTGGGCACCATCCTCGGCGGCGGGGTCACCGGGCGGACCCGGGTGGTTGTGCACGACGGCTTCTGA
- a CDS encoding esterase family protein: MRLLDRIRGPWARRLGIAAFAAVLLPGLVGLTGGTVTAGAFSRPGLPVEYLMVPSPSMGRDIKVQFQSGGPNSPALYLLDGLRAQDDFNGWDINTQAFEWYLDSGISVVMPVGGQSSFYSNWYKPACGKNGCLTYNWETFLTQELPGWLAANREVRSTNNAAVGLSMAGGSALVLAAHHPGQFTYAGSMSGFLNPSEGWWPGLINISMGDAGGYKANDMWGPAETDPAWQYNDPMVQIPNLVANNSRIWVYCGNGTPNELGGGDLPATFLEGLTIRTNRTFQDNYIAAGGRNGVFNFPNNGTHNWAYWGRELQAMKPDLQAHLLG; the protein is encoded by the coding sequence ATGAGACTTCTTGACAGGATTCGCGGGCCTTGGGCGCGCCGACTCGGCATCGCCGCCTTCGCCGCGGTGCTGCTGCCAGGTCTGGTCGGCCTCACCGGAGGAACGGTCACCGCCGGAGCATTCTCGCGGCCGGGCCTGCCGGTCGAGTACCTGATGGTCCCGTCCCCGTCGATGGGGCGCGACATCAAGGTGCAGTTCCAGAGCGGCGGCCCGAACTCGCCGGCGCTGTACCTGCTCGACGGCCTGCGCGCGCAGGACGACTTCAACGGCTGGGACATCAACACCCAGGCCTTCGAGTGGTACCTCGACTCCGGCATCTCGGTGGTCATGCCGGTCGGCGGTCAGTCCAGCTTCTACTCGAACTGGTACAAGCCCGCCTGCGGCAAGAACGGCTGCCTCACCTACAACTGGGAGACCTTCCTGACCCAGGAGCTGCCCGGGTGGCTGGCGGCCAACCGTGAGGTCCGCTCCACCAACAACGCCGCCGTCGGCCTGTCGATGGCCGGTGGCTCCGCGCTCGTGCTCGCTGCCCACCACCCCGGCCAGTTCACCTACGCCGGTTCGATGTCGGGCTTCCTGAACCCGTCCGAAGGCTGGTGGCCCGGCCTGATCAACATCTCCATGGGTGACGCCGGCGGCTACAAGGCCAACGACATGTGGGGCCCGGCCGAGACCGACCCGGCCTGGCAGTACAACGACCCGATGGTGCAGATCCCGAACCTGGTCGCCAACAACAGCCGGATCTGGGTCTACTGCGGTAACGGCACGCCCAACGAGCTCGGTGGCGGCGACCTGCCCGCGACCTTCCTCGAAGGCCTGACGATCCGCACCAACCGGACCTTCCAGGACAACTACATCGCCGCCGGTGGCCGCAACGGTGTGTTCAACTTCCCCAACAACGGTACGCACAACTGGGCGTACTGGGGCCGGGAGCTGCAGGCCATGAAGCCTGACCTGCAGGCGCACCTGCTCGGCTGA
- a CDS encoding TetR/AcrR family transcriptional regulator — protein sequence MAKGRASAGRLSVDDWIQAGYAILADDGLEALKLDRLCARLGVTKGSFYWHFRDMAGYRAALVQAWGELRDRDRRDFGVLDHLPPRDRLARMMSSLLGEKQWTLERAMREWARTDPAVAASVHAADLLVLRAVREAFLAAGFDEDDAEVRANATFAAGIGFLHLSDGPPDARLTAQRERFLELMLAH from the coding sequence ATGGCGAAGGGGCGCGCGAGCGCAGGTCGGCTGTCGGTGGACGACTGGATTCAGGCTGGTTACGCGATCCTGGCCGACGACGGCCTGGAGGCCCTCAAGCTCGACCGACTGTGCGCCCGGTTGGGCGTGACGAAAGGCAGCTTCTACTGGCATTTCCGCGATATGGCCGGTTATCGCGCCGCCCTGGTGCAGGCCTGGGGTGAACTTCGCGATCGGGATCGCCGCGATTTCGGTGTGTTGGATCATTTGCCGCCACGGGACCGATTGGCGCGAATGATGTCTTCTTTGCTCGGGGAAAAACAATGGACGCTGGAACGTGCAATGCGTGAATGGGCGCGCACCGATCCGGCGGTGGCCGCAAGCGTGCACGCGGCCGATCTGCTGGTGTTGCGCGCGGTGCGCGAAGCGTTTCTGGCCGCCGGGTTCGACGAGGACGACGCCGAGGTCCGCGCCAATGCCACCTTCGCTGCCGGCATCGGCTTTCTGCATCTGTCCGACGGCCCGCCCGACGCACGGTTGACGGCCCAGCGAGAGCGATTCCTCGAGCTGATGCTCGCGCACTGA
- a CDS encoding acyl-CoA dehydrogenase family protein, translating to MTVTSTSPSSVTPEFVRRLAERAAEAEHLRRLPEDTLTDATAAGLFDLLVPSRYGGQQAPFPALLDPVRQMAHGCPSSAWTLGFYILHNWMLALFSEQAQAEGFADRPFLAPAPLAPTGHGVNCDGGIRLTGRWSWATGVMHGNWIMVGALCERTPGDPSSIYPLLALLPIGDVRVEDVWHTDGMRATGSNDVVIEDAFVPAHRLVEVADIYTGTAPGSALHDADTYRWPMVPALALLAAMPALGAAERATEIFTERLSQRFLAYEGVMQKDKPAASIHLGGASVRLRALSGLLADTVGEIEGIIAAGDPVERPVRARARLAAAHIVHESRAVIGDLLGASGASAHFLDNPLQRLKRDVDVIVGHVVFDYDTGREVAGALTIGAKIPRTAMV from the coding sequence ATGACCGTGACCTCGACATCGCCGTCCTCCGTCACCCCCGAGTTCGTCCGCCGCCTGGCCGAGCGGGCCGCCGAAGCCGAACATCTGCGCCGGCTCCCGGAGGACACCCTCACCGACGCGACCGCGGCGGGGTTGTTCGACCTGCTCGTGCCGAGCCGCTACGGCGGGCAGCAGGCGCCGTTTCCGGCTCTGCTCGATCCGGTGCGGCAGATGGCCCACGGATGCCCCTCGAGCGCCTGGACGCTGGGTTTCTACATCCTTCACAACTGGATGCTCGCGCTGTTCAGCGAACAGGCACAGGCTGAGGGCTTCGCGGACCGGCCGTTCTTGGCCCCCGCCCCGCTGGCCCCGACCGGCCACGGCGTGAACTGCGACGGCGGGATCCGGCTGACGGGGCGCTGGTCCTGGGCCACCGGTGTCATGCACGGCAACTGGATCATGGTCGGGGCGCTCTGTGAGCGCACGCCGGGCGATCCGAGTTCGATCTACCCTCTGCTGGCGCTGCTGCCGATCGGCGACGTGCGTGTCGAGGACGTCTGGCACACCGACGGGATGCGGGCCACGGGTTCCAACGACGTCGTCATCGAGGATGCGTTCGTCCCGGCACACCGACTGGTCGAGGTCGCTGACATCTATACCGGCACCGCGCCCGGTTCGGCGCTGCACGATGCGGACACCTACCGCTGGCCGATGGTTCCCGCACTCGCGCTGCTGGCCGCGATGCCGGCGCTCGGCGCCGCCGAACGCGCCACCGAGATCTTCACCGAACGGCTGTCGCAGCGGTTCCTCGCCTACGAGGGAGTGATGCAGAAGGACAAGCCGGCCGCGTCGATCCACCTGGGCGGCGCATCGGTGCGGCTGCGCGCGCTCAGCGGTCTGCTCGCCGACACGGTCGGGGAGATCGAGGGCATCATCGCCGCCGGCGATCCCGTCGAGCGTCCGGTGCGCGCCCGCGCGCGTCTGGCCGCGGCGCACATCGTGCACGAGTCGCGCGCGGTGATCGGCGACCTCCTCGGCGCCTCGGGGGCCAGCGCCCACTTCCTCGACAATCCGCTGCAGCGGCTCAAGCGCGACGTCGACGTGATCGTCGGGCACGTCGTCTTCGACTACGACACCGGACGGGAAGTTGCCGGGGCGCTGACAATAGGGGCGAAGATCCCGCGCACCGCCATGGTGTGA
- a CDS encoding nitroreductase/quinone reductase family protein — translation MADTARDRLTKFFQKNIANRVTRQLPFQTLLETTGRKSGQPRTTPLGGRRVGDEFWFVSEFGDRSQYVRNIMADPNVRLRLHGRWHRGVAHLLPDDDAQARMRMLPRYNNVGVRTFGTNLLTIRVDLID, via the coding sequence ATGGCTGACACCGCACGCGACCGGCTCACGAAGTTCTTCCAGAAGAACATCGCGAACCGGGTCACGCGACAGCTGCCGTTTCAGACGCTGCTGGAGACGACAGGACGGAAGTCCGGTCAGCCACGCACCACTCCCCTGGGCGGCCGCCGCGTCGGTGACGAGTTCTGGTTCGTGTCCGAGTTCGGCGACAGGTCTCAGTACGTCCGCAACATCATGGCCGACCCGAACGTCCGGCTGCGGTTGCACGGGCGCTGGCATCGAGGTGTCGCGCACCTTTTGCCCGACGACGACGCCCAGGCGCGGATGCGCATGCTGCCGCGCTACAACAACGTCGGCGTGCGCACCTTCGGCACCAACCTGCTGACGATCCGGGTCGATCTGATCGACTGA
- a CDS encoding homogentisate 1,2-dioxygenase, with protein MESFVHLRKGKTPKRIHADLDGLKDDELGRGGFVGRTANMYRRNDPTAFRTVGPLRPTDVLSSELKPGDATDARGGPLLMFHNDDCQVLLSRRSEEMPFFVRYVDGDLLSFVHRGSGSLETELGPLNYRQGDWIYIPKACTWRQIPDPGPDGTTTLLMVQATDEFRVPPAGTLGRHFPFDPSQAVIPEPLPIDTGEGPQVDGEYEVRLIHREIAGVGSTSLFYQHHPLDVEGWRGDNFPFTFNIDDYTVITSDSVHLPPTVHLFMQATGVYIMNFLPKPAESVPGTERTPWYHRNVDYDEIAFFHGGSLYGIPMPPGLVSHAPQGVHHGAPEKARERARRKFDEYDRVDWSVIAVDTRKRLIPSPEILANDLGQH; from the coding sequence GTGGAGTCTTTCGTCCATCTGCGAAAAGGCAAGACCCCGAAGCGGATTCACGCTGACCTTGACGGACTCAAGGACGACGAACTGGGCCGGGGCGGTTTCGTCGGACGCACCGCGAACATGTACCGACGCAACGATCCGACGGCCTTCCGCACCGTCGGGCCGCTGCGTCCCACCGACGTGCTGAGCTCCGAACTCAAACCCGGTGACGCCACCGACGCCCGCGGCGGTCCCCTGTTGATGTTCCACAACGACGACTGCCAGGTGCTGCTGTCGCGACGCAGCGAGGAGATGCCGTTCTTCGTCCGCTACGTCGACGGCGACCTGCTGTCGTTCGTGCATCGTGGATCCGGTTCGCTGGAAACCGAACTCGGCCCGCTGAACTACCGCCAGGGCGACTGGATCTACATCCCGAAGGCCTGCACCTGGCGGCAAATCCCCGATCCTGGCCCCGACGGGACCACGACGCTGCTGATGGTCCAGGCCACCGACGAGTTCCGCGTCCCGCCCGCAGGCACCCTGGGCCGGCATTTCCCGTTCGACCCGTCGCAGGCCGTGATCCCGGAGCCACTGCCCATCGACACCGGCGAGGGTCCGCAGGTCGACGGCGAGTACGAGGTCCGGCTGATCCACCGCGAGATAGCCGGAGTCGGGTCGACGTCGCTGTTCTACCAACACCATCCGCTCGACGTCGAAGGCTGGCGCGGCGACAACTTCCCGTTCACGTTCAACATCGACGACTACACGGTGATCACCTCGGACAGCGTCCACCTGCCCCCGACCGTGCACCTGTTCATGCAGGCGACCGGCGTCTACATCATGAACTTCCTGCCCAAGCCCGCCGAATCGGTCCCGGGCACCGAACGCACCCCGTGGTACCACCGCAACGTCGACTACGACGAGATCGCGTTCTTCCACGGCGGCTCGCTCTACGGAATCCCGATGCCGCCGGGATTGGTGTCGCACGCACCGCAGGGTGTGCACCACGGCGCGCCGGAGAAAGCGCGCGAGCGGGCCCGGCGCAAGTTCGACGAGTACGACCGGGTGGACTGGTCGGTGATCGCCGTCGACACCCGCAAGCGGCTCATCCCGTCTCCCGAAATTCTGGCCAACGATCTGGGGCAGCACTAA
- a CDS encoding alpha/beta hydrolase: MTKYEYDRIPYLVAYQNNSAVRDVYGGVAELVVLESYLLKPKAVESDTVLVFMHPIGGGAYLPMINALARAGHHVIYCNSRFRGTDSALLMEKVVEDLGECIKDAKNRLGYQKVVLAGWSGGGSLSVFYQQQAQRPTVTASPSGDGPDLTKLDLIPADGIMLLAAHISRHGTMTEWMDASILDESDPTKRDPELDLYNPDNPNQPPYTPEFLERYHQAQIARNRRITKWVKDKLAELKAAGRPEDEFAFVVHGTMADPRWLDPTVDPNERTPGTCYLGDPQVVNMSPVGLARFCTLRSWLSQWSYDDANGDAVKAGPDIAIPALVIGNLADDACTPSHTRRIFEAIGYEDKEMHEIAGANHYYAGPDQRDKLRQAVGIVTDWLQRHDFAGAL; this comes from the coding sequence TTGACCAAGTACGAGTACGACCGCATCCCGTATCTGGTTGCCTACCAGAACAACTCGGCCGTCCGCGACGTCTACGGCGGCGTCGCCGAGCTCGTCGTGCTGGAGAGCTACCTGCTCAAGCCCAAGGCCGTCGAATCCGATACCGTGCTGGTGTTCATGCACCCGATCGGCGGCGGCGCCTACCTGCCGATGATCAACGCGCTGGCCCGCGCCGGCCACCACGTCATCTACTGCAACAGCCGCTTCCGCGGTACCGACTCGGCGCTGCTGATGGAGAAGGTCGTCGAGGATCTCGGCGAGTGCATCAAGGACGCGAAGAACCGACTCGGCTACCAGAAGGTCGTCCTCGCCGGATGGAGCGGTGGCGGCTCACTGTCGGTGTTCTACCAACAGCAGGCCCAGAGGCCGACGGTCACGGCCAGCCCGTCCGGCGACGGCCCCGACCTGACCAAGCTGGACCTGATCCCCGCCGACGGCATCATGCTGCTCGCCGCCCACATCAGCAGGCACGGCACCATGACCGAGTGGATGGACGCGTCGATCCTCGATGAGTCCGACCCGACCAAACGCGACCCGGAACTGGATCTGTACAACCCGGACAATCCGAATCAGCCGCCGTACACACCGGAGTTCCTGGAGCGCTACCACCAGGCGCAGATCGCCCGGAACCGGCGGATCACCAAGTGGGTCAAGGACAAGCTGGCCGAGCTGAAGGCCGCGGGCCGCCCCGAGGACGAGTTCGCGTTCGTCGTCCACGGCACCATGGCCGACCCGCGCTGGCTCGATCCGACAGTCGATCCGAACGAACGCACCCCGGGCACGTGCTACCTGGGCGACCCCCAGGTCGTGAACATGAGCCCGGTCGGTCTCGCCCGGTTCTGCACGCTGCGCAGCTGGCTGTCGCAGTGGAGCTACGACGACGCCAACGGTGACGCCGTCAAGGCCGGACCGGACATCGCGATCCCCGCGCTGGTGATCGGCAACCTCGCCGACGATGCGTGCACACCGAGCCACACCCGCCGTATCTTCGAGGCCATCGGGTACGAAGATAAGGAGATGCACGAGATCGCCGGGGCGAACCACTACTACGCGGGACCGGATCAGCGCGACAAGCTGCGGCAAGCGGTCGGCATCGTGACCGACTGGCTGCAGCGCCACGACTTCGCGGGCGCGCTGTGA
- a CDS encoding CaiB/BaiF CoA transferase family protein: MTTGPLDGIRVIEVGTLISGPFAGRLLGDMGAEVVKIEPPGAPDPLRTWGQAELDGHHFFWTVHARNKKAVTLNLRVPQGRELFLDLVERSDIIVENFRPGTLEKWNLGYDVLRERNRGIILVRVSGYGQTGPEAHKAGYASVAEAASGLRHMNGFPGGPPPRLALSLGDSLAGMFAAQGALAALYRRTVTGEGQIVDAALTESCLAVQESTIPDYDIGGVVRGPSGTRLEGIAPSNIYPTADGSWVVIAANQDTVFRRLCAAMGQPELATDERFVDHRARGRNQDELDKIIGDWAAQRQPADIIETLSEAGVISGPINTVAEVVEDAQLQARGMIADHWDERIGRNVKGPGVVPVLSETPGTIRSAGSARPGQHNDEIYGELLGRSAAELDELRAEGVL; encoded by the coding sequence GTGACCACCGGTCCGCTCGACGGAATCCGGGTCATCGAGGTCGGCACGCTGATCTCGGGCCCGTTCGCCGGCCGCCTGCTCGGCGACATGGGCGCCGAGGTCGTCAAGATCGAACCGCCGGGCGCCCCGGATCCGCTGCGCACGTGGGGGCAGGCCGAACTCGACGGCCACCACTTCTTCTGGACCGTGCACGCGCGCAACAAGAAGGCGGTGACGCTGAACCTGCGGGTGCCCCAGGGCCGCGAACTGTTCCTCGACCTCGTCGAACGCAGCGACATCATCGTCGAGAACTTCCGGCCCGGCACGCTGGAGAAGTGGAACCTCGGTTATGACGTTCTGCGCGAACGCAACCGGGGCATCATTCTGGTGCGCGTCTCCGGATACGGCCAGACCGGGCCCGAGGCGCACAAGGCCGGCTACGCGTCGGTCGCCGAGGCCGCCAGCGGGCTTCGGCACATGAACGGCTTCCCCGGCGGACCTCCCCCGCGGCTGGCGCTCTCCCTCGGCGACAGCCTGGCGGGCATGTTCGCCGCCCAGGGAGCCCTCGCGGCGTTGTATCGGCGCACCGTCACCGGTGAGGGGCAGATCGTCGATGCCGCACTCACCGAGTCCTGCCTGGCGGTGCAGGAATCCACCATTCCCGACTACGACATCGGCGGGGTGGTGCGTGGCCCGTCCGGCACGCGTCTGGAAGGCATCGCGCCGTCGAACATCTACCCGACCGCCGACGGCAGCTGGGTGGTGATCGCGGCCAACCAGGACACGGTGTTCCGCCGATTGTGCGCCGCGATGGGACAGCCCGAGCTGGCCACCGACGAGAGATTCGTCGATCATCGTGCCCGCGGACGCAACCAGGATGAGCTGGACAAGATCATCGGCGACTGGGCGGCACAGCGTCAGCCCGCCGACATCATCGAAACCCTGTCGGAGGCGGGGGTGATCAGCGGTCCGATCAACACCGTCGCCGAGGTGGTCGAGGATGCCCAGCTGCAGGCTCGCGGGATGATCGCCGACCACTGGGATGAGCGGATCGGCCGCAATGTCAAGGGCCCCGGCGTGGTTCCGGTGCTCTCCGAGACGCCCGGCACCATCCGCAGCGCCGGGTCCGCGCGGCCCGGACAACACAACGACGAGATCTACGGTGAGCTGCTCGGGCGCAGCGCTGCCGAACTCGATGAGTTACGCGCGGAGGGTGTGCTGTGA
- a CDS encoding hydroxymethylglutaryl-CoA lyase, with the protein MTELPTHVDIRDVTLRDGLQIEDPIPLSAKLDLLAAIAATGVREMEATAFVSPSKVPALADAAELAAELHNFADIEFSALIASPNGAKRAIAAGLHSIEYVVSAADSHSRANVGRSSAESTTLIPEIVAIAHDSDVTVEVIIATAWDCPFDGPTDPQRVLDIATAAIDAGVDRLAIADTIGTTTPRRVTDLIAAVRPLIGDTPLGAHFHNTRGAGLASAYAAVSAGVTRLDASVGGLGGCPFAPGASGNIATEDLVYLLRDSGVHTDVDLAAAIAAARVAQDAVGHELPSSLLRAGDRILG; encoded by the coding sequence GTGACCGAACTGCCGACCCACGTGGACATCCGGGACGTCACGTTGCGCGACGGACTGCAGATCGAGGATCCGATCCCGTTGTCGGCCAAGCTCGATCTACTCGCCGCCATCGCCGCGACCGGTGTCCGCGAGATGGAGGCGACGGCGTTCGTATCGCCGTCGAAGGTCCCCGCGCTTGCCGACGCCGCCGAACTCGCCGCAGAACTGCACAACTTTGCAGACATCGAGTTCTCGGCGCTGATCGCCAGTCCGAACGGGGCGAAGCGCGCCATCGCGGCCGGTCTGCACTCGATCGAATACGTGGTGTCGGCCGCCGACAGCCATAGCCGGGCCAACGTGGGCCGGTCCTCGGCCGAGTCGACGACGCTGATCCCCGAGATCGTCGCCATCGCCCACGACAGCGACGTCACCGTCGAAGTCATCATCGCGACCGCGTGGGACTGCCCGTTCGACGGACCCACCGATCCGCAGCGTGTGCTCGACATCGCCACTGCGGCAATCGATGCCGGCGTCGACAGGCTTGCCATCGCCGACACCATCGGCACCACCACCCCGCGGCGCGTGACCGACCTGATCGCGGCGGTCCGTCCGCTGATCGGCGACACGCCGCTGGGGGCTCACTTCCACAACACCCGCGGCGCCGGACTGGCCAGCGCGTACGCCGCGGTCAGCGCCGGGGTGACACGTCTGGACGCATCGGTCGGCGGGCTCGGCGGATGCCCGTTCGCCCCCGGCGCCAGCGGCAACATCGCCACCGAGGACCTGGTGTACCTGTTGCGCGACAGCGGCGTTCATACCGACGTCGATCTCGCGGCAGCCATCGCGGCGGCACGGGTGGCCCAGGACGCGGTGGGACACGAACTCCCCAGCTCCCTGCTGCGCGCCGGCGACCGGATCCTGGGGTAG